AGTGACGATTGAGGGCCCGGGCGAAGAGATCCTGTTCCTCCCCCTCGAGGTCGCGCAGCCGGCACGGCTTGACCCGCGCCACCCGCCAGTGCCCCCGGCGGCGCTCCAGGCGCACCTCGAGCAGCGGGCAGGGCAGGCGCTCGAAGAGCCGCCGGGCGAGCCGCTCGAGCGCCGGGACCCGGCATTCGCCGAACAGCACCCGCAGGGTATGGACATCGCCGGCCAGGGCATCCTGGCGTGACAGCTCGTCCAGCAGGGGGGCCAGGGGCGCCAGCTGCAGGTCGGTCGTGGCCTTGCGTGACAGGGCGTTGAGGGTGTCGACGCCGGGCCGGACCCGCAGCCCCCGGGCCTGGGCCAGCAGCGAGACGTAATAGCCGGTGCCCAGGTAATCGAGCTCGCTGCACAGGTTGATGACATGGCCGCCGCGGTCGCGGAGGGCCTCCCCCGGCAGGCCTGGCCGGGCGTCCAGGGCGAGGAAGGCGTCGGCGGCCATCAGGTCGTCGCTGGGATGGTAGGGCAGCCAGTCGTCGAGGCGGTCGACGACGATACGCAGAGAACACATGGGGACGTGACCTGGCAGGGAAACGGCCTCAGCATGCGCCTGAGGCAATTGGCAGGCAAGACGCTACATAAGTGAAAATATTTCATGCAAAGAGCCACTGACAGGCGCCCATGGGCTCGCCAGAATCCGGACAGGCCTACCGAATCGAGTCGACCCCTTGATGATCCTGCGCCCCGCGAAGACCCGCGACCTCGCCGCGCTCTACCGTCTCGAGCAGGTCGCCTTCAGCGGCGACCGCTTCAGCCGGCGCCAGCTCTGGCACCTGCTCAATCGTGCCAATGCCCTGACCCTGGTGGCCGAGGCGGCCGACGGCCGGCTGCTGGGTTACGGGACCCTGCTGTTCCGCCACGGCAGCGGCCGGGCGCGGCTGTACTCCTTCTGCGTGCACCCCGAGGCCCGCGGCGGCGGCCTGGGGCGCCGCATGCTGCAGTGGCTCGAGGACGCCGCCGGCCGGCGTGGCTGCGACTGGCTGGTACTGGAGGTACGGGCCGACAACACGCCCGCCCTGGCGCTGTACCACGGCATGGGCTTCGCCCCCTCGGACTGGCTGGGGGACTACTACGAGGATGGCTGTGCCGGCTGGCGCATGGTCAAGCCGCTGGGCCTGGCCCAGGCGGGCTAGCGGGATCCCGCCGGTCGCCGGGGAGGGGCGGTCGAGCGTCAGCCCGGCAGGTTCCTAGGCGACGGCGTCCCGGGCCATTAGAATGGCGACAACTCTACCACCGGGAAGCCCCCATGCCCTCCTTCGACATCGTCTCCGAATTCGACAAGCATGAAGCCAGCAACGCCGTCGACCAGGCCAACCGCGAGCTGCAGGGCCGCTTCGACTTCAAGGGCGTCACCGCGAGCTTCGAACTCAGCGGCGAGAGCGTTTCCCTGGAGGCCGAGGTGGACTTCCAGCTGCGCCAGATGCTCGACGTGCTGCGCAACAAGTTGATCGCCCGGGGGATCGACCCGCGCTGCATGGATGTCCAGGAGCCGGAGCTCTCCGGGGTCCGCGCCCGCCAGACGGTGGTGCTCAAGCAGGGCCTGGAGCAGAAGGAAGCCAAGGACATCGTCAAGCGCATCAAGGACACCAAGCTCAAGGTCCAGGCCCAGATCCAGGGCGAGCAGGTGCGGGTCACCGGCAAGAAGCGCGACGACCTGCAGCGCGTCATGGCCCTGCTCAAGGGCGAGGAAGGCCCCGACCTGCCCCTGCAGTTCAACAACTTCCGCGACTGACCCGGGCGGCAGTTGACCTCGGTCAAGGCCGCGGCGGGTGGCCTTGAAAACCTCGCCGGCGCCACCAATTCTGTTAGTGCCGCAAGGCAATCATCGCTTGTGCTCTGCGTCACGTTGAACGAGGAGGTGGCGTATGGACCTGCAGAAATTCTCTCCCTGGAACTGGTTCCGCAGCGAGGGCCATGATGCGCCGGCCGCCGGCGAGGCCCGTGGCGGTGAGCTGGCACCGCTCACCAACATGCACCAGGAACTCGACCGCTGGATGGACGGCATGATGCGCCAGTTCGGCATGCCCCCCCTGGCCACGCGGTTCGGCGAGATGCCGGAACTGCTGCGCCCGCGACTGGATATCGCCGAGCGCGACCAGGACTACCTGATCACCGTCGAGGTGCCCGGCGTCGAGGAGAAGGACATCAAGCTGAGCCTGGATGACAATCGCCTGGTCATCGAGGGCGAGAAGCGCCAGGAGACCACCAGCCAGGAGGATCGTTACCAGCGGGTGGAGCGCTCCTACGGCAGCTTCCGTCGCCTGCTCGACCTGCCCGCGGATGCCCGGCTCGACGGCATCGAGGCCGCCTTCGACAAGGGCGTGCTCAAGGTCACCGTCCCGCGCAGCGGCGAGGCCAGGGGCTCTCGCCGGGAGATCCCCATCAACGGCTGAGGCCCGCGGCGGGCGCCCCTCGACGCCCGCCGCGGCGTCGCCCGCCATAGGCCCGACTTGCCGTGGTCATTGACGAAGGTCATTGGCAGGCGGTGGGGCGATGCGCTTCAATGAGGGTGACGCGCCTTCGTCGCCACAGGGAGTGAGCGCCCGATGTCCCACGCACGCCGTGCCGCTTTCATGACCCTGGCCGGAATCAGCTTCCTGCTGGGCGTGATCGGCGCCTTCCTGCCCCTGCTGCCCACCACCTGCTTCATGCTGCTGGCGGTCTGGTCGGCCTCCAGGGGCTCGCCACGCTTCGCCGGCTGGATCCGTCGCCATCCGCGCTTCGGGCCGGCGGTGACGGCCTGGGAAGGGGAGCGGGCGATTCCTCGCCATGCCAAGTGGCTGGCCGGCGCCATGCTGGTCGTCTCGATGCTGGTGCTGGCCCTCACCGTCGGCCAGCTGTGGCTGAAGCTGGGGTTGATCGCCGGACTCACGCTGGTGGGCCTGTGGATCGTCACCCGGCCGGAGCCTGTCGCCGAGTCCTGAGGGGCTGCCGCCGTCACCACTTTGAGGTTCGGGCTGGGAGCGCCGTACAATGGCCGGCAATTCTCGACAGGAGCCATCCTCGATGTCCGAACCGCAACCGATCTACCTGAGCGACTACCGTGCTCCCGCCTACCGGGTCAGCCACGCCGAGCTGACCTTCGACCTCGACCCCGCCGCCACCCGCGTCAAGGCCCGCCTGCACCTCGAGCGTCACCCCGAGCGGCAGGCCGGCGAGCCGCTGGAGCTCGACGGTGAGCAGCTCGACCTCAAGGCCATCGCCATCGACGGCCAGCCCCTGGGGGCGGACGAGTATGCGCTCACCGAGCGTGGCCTGCGGGTGGAACGCGTGCCGGAGCGCTTCCTGCTGGATACCGAGGTGGAGGTCGCCCCCGAGGACAACACCGCCCTCGAGGGGCTCTACCAGTCGAGCGGCATGTTCTGCACTCAATGCGAGGCCGAGGGCTTCCGGCGCATCACCTTCTACCCCGACCGCCCGGACGTCATGGCCACCTTCTCGACCACGGTGATCGGCGATGCCGCGAGCCTGCCGGTGCTGCTCTCCAACGGCAACCCGGTGGAACGAGGCAGCCTGCCGGGCGAGCGTCACTTCGTGACCTGGGAGGATCCCCACCCCAAGCCCAGCTATCTGTTCGCCCTGGTGGCCGGCGACCTGAAGAAGGTCGAGGACCGCTTCACCACCCTGAGCGGCCGTGAGGTCACCCTGCAGATCTGGGTCGAGGAAGAGAACCTAGGCAAGACCGACCATGCCATGGCCTCCCTCAAGCGCGCCATGCGCTGGGACGAGGAGACCTACGGCCGGGAATACGACCTCGACCTGTTCATGATCGTGGCGGTCAACGACTTCAACATGGGCGCCATGGAGAACAAGGGGCTCAACATCTTCAACTCGGCGGCGGTGCTGACCCATCCCCGGACCGCCACCGATGCCGCCTTCCAGCGGGTCGAGGGCATCGTCGCCCACGAGTACTTCCATAACTGGTCGGGCAACCGGGTGACCTGCCGCGACTGGTTCCAGCTGTCGCTCAAGGAAGGCTTCACCGTCTTCCGCGACCAGTGTTTCTCGGCGGATACCAACTCGGCGCCGGTCAAGCGCATCGAGGAGGTCTCCTTCTTCCGCACCGCCCAGTTCGCCGAGGATGCCGGGCCCACCGCCCATCCGGTGCGGCCGGATCATTACATCGAGATCGGCAACTTCTACACCCTGACCATCTACGAGAAGGGCGCCGAGATCGT
The Halomonas sp. M4R1S46 DNA segment above includes these coding regions:
- a CDS encoding GNAT family N-acetyltransferase yields the protein MILRPAKTRDLAALYRLEQVAFSGDRFSRRQLWHLLNRANALTLVAEAADGRLLGYGTLLFRHGSGRARLYSFCVHPEARGGGLGRRMLQWLEDAAGRRGCDWLVLEVRADNTPALALYHGMGFAPSDWLGDYYEDGCAGWRMVKPLGLAQAG
- a CDS encoding YajQ family cyclic di-GMP-binding protein, with the protein product MPSFDIVSEFDKHEASNAVDQANRELQGRFDFKGVTASFELSGESVSLEAEVDFQLRQMLDVLRNKLIARGIDPRCMDVQEPELSGVRARQTVVLKQGLEQKEAKDIVKRIKDTKLKVQAQIQGEQVRVTGKKRDDLQRVMALLKGEEGPDLPLQFNNFRD
- a CDS encoding YbaN family protein, yielding MSHARRAAFMTLAGISFLLGVIGAFLPLLPTTCFMLLAVWSASRGSPRFAGWIRRHPRFGPAVTAWEGERAIPRHAKWLAGAMLVVSMLVLALTVGQLWLKLGLIAGLTLVGLWIVTRPEPVAES
- a CDS encoding Hsp20/alpha crystallin family protein, whose translation is MDLQKFSPWNWFRSEGHDAPAAGEARGGELAPLTNMHQELDRWMDGMMRQFGMPPLATRFGEMPELLRPRLDIAERDQDYLITVEVPGVEEKDIKLSLDDNRLVIEGEKRQETTSQEDRYQRVERSYGSFRRLLDLPADARLDGIEAAFDKGVLKVTVPRSGEARGSRREIPING